The genomic DNA GAGAGTTTGTCGAACCGAGAGGTGGCTCGGGGGATCTGAACATCGGGGATAAGTGGATTGCCGATCTGACAGCGGCCGTGCTGGCCGCGAGAAGGAGGCAAGATGAGCAAACGACCCCGCTGGAACCACAGCCCGGCATTCAAGGCCAAGGTGGCGTTGGCTGCCGTGAAAGGCGAGAAGACGCTGGCCGAACTGGCGCAGCAGTATGATGTGCATCCGAACCTCATCAACCAGTGGCGGTCGCGGCTGCTGGAGGGCGCGGCGGACGTGTCCAGACAAACCGAGCAACCTCTATAGTGGCTGGTGCGGCAGCAGTCGCACCGCTCGCGGCCACCGCACTGCTGTTTCGACCAATCAACGTCGTTCAGAATGCGCTTGGAGATTTCGAGCGATCGCAGATCGCACGGTTGATCGCTGATGGGGCGTTTCCAGAGATACAGCGCACCAAACGATTATTCTTGGCTGTCTTGCTGGCTGCGTGGGCGGCTTCGGTTGCAGTAGCGACAAGCATCGTTCTGTTCATGCCGTCCTTCGTATTCTCGCAGGACTATGATCTCACCGTCATCGAGATCGCCACCTTCTCATGGGTGCTGGTGACGCTGCTAATCCTGCTGCAGATGCCGGCGAATGTCATGCTTCAGGCGACGGGCGATTTCGAACGACTGGCACGCGCGACGATCTGGTCATCGCTGGTCAACGTGATTGCAGTGGTCGTAGTGCTCCTGTTGTTCGAGCCGGTATGGACGATCGCTGTGATGGCGGTTGGGTGGCTTGTCGATCTGCTACTGGTGCGGCGGGCGGCAGCCCATCGTTGGCGTTTGCTTGACACGGGAGCAGCGTCGCGGCTGTAGCGAAGCGTCGTTGCAAGGAGCCTGCGCCAGAGATGCCACCTTCGTTGCAAGCGCCCGGCTTTTATCCGCGCACGTCGTGTCCCGTATGCGAAAGCACGGCGACGGCTCGTATCTATACCGCACGCTACGACGAGGATCCGGTCCGCGCGCTCGTCGATTCCAACTTCTCGCGCCAAGGCGTCATCGATTGGGATCTACTCGAAGGTATCGCGTTCGAAGTCGATAAATGCGCGACGTGCGACCTGATCTTCCAGGTGCAAACGCCGAACGAGGCGATGCTGGAGGTGATCTACACCCGGATGATCACCGCCCGCTTCCTTGATGAGTATGAGCGCGGCCTGCTAACTCTCGACCAGTTTCATCGCATCGCCGGCGAATTCACCGTGCTGTTCGAGGCAATCGGAAAGCATCCCGCTGACATCACCGTACTCGACTTCGGCGTGGGGCAGGGGCGTTGGGCGCGGGTTGCGCGCGGCATGGGTGCGACCGTCTACGTCACAGAGATCGGCGACGACAAGAAGCGGCTCGCGCGCACGCTCGGGCTGGAGGTGATCGAGGATGACGATATCGACACGATGACGTTCGATCTCGTCCATACCGAGCAGGTGCTCGAACATTTGGTGCATCCTGGCCGCGATTTCGCCCGGCTTGCCCGTGCCGTTGCGCCGGGTGGCTTGTTCAAAGCGGCGATTCCCTATCGCGGCAAGCTGGAGCAATTGCTGACGACGAAGGGGTTGCCCACGACCGCCATGTTCGCTTCGGGCGGCGCCAAAGCAATCCCGGGCGAGGTGGAGGCATTTGCCTCGATCCAGCCACTCGAGCATCTCAACGCTTTTTCGGATACGACAATGGAATGGCTGTCGGCGAAGAACGGCCTAAAACCGGTTAGCCAGGTGCGCCGGCGTAGCGTCTCGTTCGATACGGGCGGTCCGCGCGCCCTGATCGGTGGAGCAAAAAAGGTGGGCGTCGAACTCGCCAAGGCAGTGATGCGTCCGAAGATCGGTTATCACCTGCTGCGTCGGTCGTAACGAGCACGGTCGCAGTTATCGATAGCGTCCAGCAGTTGCCCGTATCAGCGCGATCATGTTCGGAATGCCTTGGGTGCGGTTCGAACTGAGCTGGTTCTTGAGATCGAACGGCTCCAGCGCGCCCTCGATATCGGTTTCAGCGATATCAGCCGGCAGACGATCCTGAACCGTCTTCAGTACCAGGGCGATGATCCCCTTGGTGATAGCCGCGTTGCTGTCGGCGAGAAAATGCAGCGTGCCGCCCTCAGCGTTCGTCGGATATACCCACACCGAGGCCGAACAGCCACGCACCAGCGTCGCATCGGTTTTCAGCGCGTCGGGCATCGGCTCCAGCGCACGCCCAAGGTCGATCAATAGGCGGTAGCGATCATCCGGATCGAGAAACTCATATTCGTCGCGGATGTCGGCCAGATCTGAAGGAAGGTCAGCCATCGCGGCGGCGCGTACGCGTTCGCGCCAAATGCGGCAACTGTGCAGGGCTAAAGGTCGACGCCCGCGGCAATTGCCTCCAGCCGACGAATTCGCTCTTTGAGATCGGCGATCTCAATCCGTGCCGTGGCGTTGCCTGGGGCAGGCGCCCTTGCGTCGGCATCCTGGCGCAGTTCCTGCTGCTTCAACTGAAGCCACCCACGCCAGCCCGTGAGTGCCGCGAAGATCAGCATGGCCAGCCCGGCAAGCGCCGCCGACGCCATCGTTACGTAGAAGCCGGGGTCGGTCATGGTTTTGTGCTCCCTTAGCGGTCGCGCAGCTCGTCGATCTGACGGCTCAGATCGGCGCTGCCATGATTGTCGGTGATGAGCCGTTCGAGAACCGCGATGCGCTCCTTGAGCTGGCGGACTTCTTCACGGCTCGCGATCGCCTCGGCCGGCATCGCGTGGTCGTTGCCGGTGCGGCCGATCGCGCGATATTTCTCCTTCTGGATGCGGGCGATGGTGGTGATCAGCACGATCGCGATGACCATGAAGGCAATGGACCAAGGCATGGTTGAATTCCTCTCGTTAATCGCTCAGTTCGGGCGTTCGGCGTGGTCCGGCAGGCTGCGCAGTTGCTCGATCTCCGCGGCGACTGCGGTCCCCCTGTCGGTCGCGATCCGCTCCAGCACGCGGACCCGCTGCTCCAGCCGCTCGGTGTGCGCGGCATATTGCGCCGCCTTTTCCGCCGTCTGGGCGTTTAGCGCCTCTGCCATCTTCTCCTTGTGTTTCAGCCACCGCTTGAACGCATCTCCGCCCACGCCGAAGATGACGGGCAAGCCAACCACGATCATGAAGAAGGTAAGAAAAACCCAAGGTTGCATGACGTGACGCTCCTCAGTTCGCGCGGTCGCGAAGTTGCTCGATCTCTTGGCTCAGCAGATGGCCGCTGTCGGTGACGATGCGTTCGACGTTCTGCAGCCGGTCCTTCATCGCGCCGAGCTCGGCGCGCAGTTGGCCGTTTTCCTGCGTCAGCAGCTTCACGCGCTCGATCGTCTCGTCGTCTCGCTTGGGATAAAGCGCCTGGCCCCACTGGCCGTCGAGCGGGTAGCCATTGCGGATACGCATCCAGGTCGTGACAACCCAGCCCACCGTCCCGGCGATCCCAATGAGGGCGACGACCGGAGCAAGGGCAGAAAACAGCTGGATCTTTTCGGCGGCGGTCATGGCGTCATTCCCCCTTAGCGGTTGCGAAGCTGCTCGATTTCTTGCGCCGTGCGGACGGCGGGGTCGGTGGCGATGCGTTCGAGCACCGCGATCCGCTCTTCCAGCCGGGTCACCATGCCGGTCAGCCGGGCATTTTCGTTGGTGAGCAGATCGACCTTCCGGCCCGCCTCGGGCATTTCCTTGCCGATGTTGCGGCCCCAATCGTCACTGATCGAATAACCGTGCTTGGCGCGGATCCAGTTGTTGATCAGCCAAGCGCCGCAGGAGATCGCGACGATCGCAATCACGAAAAACGGTCCACCGAAATGCATCATCGGTCTCCTTGTCGCCGCCGCGCTCAGCGCAGGCGTTCGATCTCGTCGGCGAGCTGCGTGTTGCGGCTCGTATAGTGAGTCTCGATGTCGGCGAGGCGCCGGTCGAGCTCGCGGAATTTGGAGCGGACCTCGGCTGTGGTGCGCTTAGGGTTCGAGCGCACGCCCTGCCAGAACTTGGCGTCCTCGGGCGATCCGTAGAGGCCGGCGGGTTTGTCCTCGGCCATCCAGTTGATCAGTAGATAGGCGACCAACGTCCACGGAAAGCCCCCGGCAAGCGTCAGCAGGATCATCGCGATGCGAACCCAGAGCACTTCGATCCCGGTATAGTCCGCGATCCCGGCACACACGCCCTTCCACTTGCGGTCCTGCCGATTGAGGTAGAATTTGGTACGGCGATTGTCGGCCATCAGTTCCTCCTCTGGTGCCGGTCTTCGAGCCGGTAGTCGGGATCAGATCGGTAATCGGAGACGCCCGGGCGGAAATCGGGATTGTCGGCGGCAACGATCCGCTCGACGGTGTTCACCCGGTCTTCGAGCCGGCGTGCCAGCGAGTGCAACTCGTCGAGCAGCGCTTCGTCCTCGCCGGTCATCGAACCGGGCGTCTGCTTCCACTTCGTGACGTAATGCAGGATCAGCCACGGCATCCCGATAAAGATCGACGGAATGACGATCAGCGGGACCAATACATCGTCCATGTCAGTTCCCCTGGTTCGAACGGTTGTTCAGACGAGCCTTGAGTTCGGCGAGCTCCGCATCGACGCGGTCGGACGCCTTCAGCTCGGCGATCTCGTCGTCGAGACTCCTGGGCAGCGCGCCTAGGCCCATCGCATCGGCGCGGCCCTCGGCTTCGTCCACCTTGCGCTCGAGCATATCGAAACGACTGAACGCCTCGTGCGTCCGCGGGCCGTTCCACATCTCACGCAGCTTGCCGCGGTTGTTGGCGCTCTCCAGCCGAGTCGCGATGCTGTTCTGCTTCGTCCGCGCTTCGCGCAGCTTGTTCTGCAGCTTGGCGATGTCTTCTTCCGATCCGCGAAGGCTGTCGTCGAGCACGCCGATCTCGGCGCGCAGCTGCACGATCATGTCGCTCGCCTTCTGGCGCTCCATCAGCGCTGCCTTGGCAAGATCCTCGCGGTTCTTCGACAGCGCCAGCTCGGCCTTCTCGGTCCAGTTCGCCTCAATGTCGGAGAGCTTGACCACATGGCGCCGCATCTCCTTGATATCGGCGATCGTCCGGGCGGCGGAGGCGCGCACTTCGACGAGCGTTTCCTCCATCTCGAGGATGATCATGCGGATCATCTTGGCGGGATCTTCTGCCTTTTCGAGCAGCTCCGCCATATTGGCGGCTACGATGTCGCGGGTACGGGAAAAGATGCCCATCAACGAAACTCCTGGGTGGTGCCCTTTTATAGGCTTGCCGCCGGGGCGGGGCGAGGGATCAATGCCCGCCCCGGCGGCATCGTTCACGCGATGGCGCGAACGATTGGGTTGGCCGATCCCGTCTGCGCCGGGCCGACCGCGCCGAGCACCATCGCGGTGCTGAGAACGATGGCGCAGGCTGCTGCTGCGAGCGTGCGGCCGATATTTGCGAACTGGGTCATGGCGAAGTCTCCTCTTGAGCCTGGTGTGTTTCCCCGTTTGCCGGGGTTGCCCAGTGCTTTGCAGGGGCTGTGCCAATTTGCAGATGCAACGATGTAAGAACCGCCTGGACGAGGGAGAGCGAGGAAAAGTCGCTAGTAAACAACGCTCTAATTGGATGGCGTCCGCGCGCTCTGCATCATTTCTCTGTTTTACTTTTGTCGCACACGGCTTGCCAAGCATTGGTGTGATGCGCCAAGGCTTGGTCGAAGAGGGCGGGGCGAGATGGCGGAGCGCGCAAGTCAGGTAATCGGCGAAGCAGGAGCGTTCCTCGACGCGCTCGAACGCGCAAGTCGCGCCGCCGCGCTCGACCGTCCGGTGCTGGTCATTGGCGAGCGCGGCACGGGTAAGGAGCTGGTTGCCGAGCGCCTGCATCGCCTCAGCCCACGGTGGGATCAACCACTCGTCGTGATGAACTGCGCCGCCTTGCCCGAGACGCTGATTGAGGCCGAGCTGTTCGGTCACGAAGCGGGCGCGTTCACTGGCGCCACCAAGGCGCGCGTCGGCCGCTTCGAGGAGGCCAATCACGGCACTCTGTTCCTCGACGAACTCGGCACGCTGTCGATGGGCGCGCAGGAGCGTTTGTTGCGTGCGGTGGAATATGGCGAGGTGACGCGGATCGGCTCGTCACGTCCGATGCGCGTGGACGTGCGGATCGTCGCCGCGACCAACGAACATTTGCCCGACAAGGTCGACCGGCACGAATTTCGCGCCGATCTGCTCGATCGTCTGTCGTTCGAGGTCGTGACGCTTCCGCCGCTGCGCGCGCGTAAGAGCGACATCATCATCCTGGCCGACCATTTCGGGCGCCGCATGGCGGCCGAGATGCAGTGGGACCGCTGGCACGGCTTTACACCCGAAGCGCAGGAGGCGCTGCGTGACTATCGCTGGCCGGGCAACGTGCGCGAGCTTCGCAACGTCGTTGAGCGCGCAGTCTACCGTTGGGATCGCGAAGGGCCGATCGAAGCGATCGAGTTTGACCCCTTTCAATCCCCATATCGCCCCGGCAGCAGCGGCGCGCCGGTGTCGCTACAGCCACCAATGCCTCCGCCACGCGCGCCATCTACCCCGCCCAGCGCCGGCGACGAGGTCGCCGCGTGCGATGTCGGGCCGTCGGACTTTAAGAGCCGCGTGGCGTTGTTCGAGAAGGATTTGCTGTCGCGTGCGCTCGCCGAAAATCGCTTCAATCAACGCGCAACCGCCGATTCGCTAGGGCTCAGCTACGATCAGCTGCGCCACGCACTGCGCCGCCACGACATGATCGGAGCGGTTGCGTAACGAGCGGACCGGAGCCATTTGGACGGCGTCGCGTTCCCAATCGCGAACCCCAAAGGAGGATCCCATGGCATTCGAACTCCCCCCGCTCCCATATGACTACGACGCGCTGGAGCCGGTCATCTCGAAGGAGACGATGACCTTCCACCACGACAAGCACCACGCCGCGTACACCGCGAAGCTGAACGAGGGCGTCGCCGCCGATCCGAAGCTGGAAGGCAAGTCGATCGAAGACATTCTCGGCATGATCTCAACCCTCCCCCCCCTCGTCCGCAACAATGGCGGTGGATTTTGGAACCATGACTTTTTTTGGAGGATCATGGGGCCAAAGGGCGCGACCCAGCCTTCCGGAGCGCTAGCCGAGGCGATCGAGGCTTACGGTGGGCTCGACAAGCTCAAGGAAGATTTCAACGGCAAGGGCGCGGGCCAGTTCGGCTCGGGCTGGGCTTGGGTGATCAAGGATTCCTCGGGCGCTCTGAAGGTCACTTCGACGCCCAATCAGGATAATCCCCTGATGGACGATGCCAAGGAGCCGGGCACGCCGATCCTGGGCAATGACGTGTGGGAACACGCCTATTATCTCACCTACATGAACGACCGGCCGGGATATCTGAAGGCGTGGTGGGACGTGGTGAACTGGGACAAGGCAGGCGAGCTGTTCGACGCCGCCTGAACCGCGACGGCAACCTGACAGGAGAGGGGGCGGCTGCGGCGGCCCCCTTTTCGCTTCGGGGGCTTGCTCCCGGAAAAATGCCAGCTATAGACGCGCCTCCGCACGATGTTCCCTGATAGCTCAGCGGTAGAGCTCTCGACTGTTAATCGAGTGGCCGTAGGTTCGAATCCTACTCAGGGAGCCAGCGGTTCCGACCTTCTCGGCACTTAGCCCCACTCAAGCTAAGGGGAGGAGCCGCTAAGAAACGAACTGCTCCATCGTGATGCGGTCGTCCAGGGCATGCTCCGGGTCGAATAGCAGCGTCAGCTCGCGTGCCCGATCGATCGCAATCGTAACCTCAGCCACTTCACGGATCTCTCGCTGATCGGCCACTGCAGAAACCGGCCTTTTGTCTGGATCGAGAACCCGCAGCTTCACGCGCGCCTTGTCTGGCAAGATAGCGCCGCGCCAACGGCGAGGTCGGAAGGCGCTGATCGGGGTAAGTGCGATCATCGCAGAGCCGAGTGGCAGGATGGGGCCGTGCGCTGAGAGGTTATAGGCAGTGGACCCGGCCGGCGTAGCCGCGAGGATACCGTCGCAGGCAAGTTCCTCAAGCACCACGCGATCGTTGACACTTACTTCGAGCTTCGCGGTTTGCCGCGTTTCGCGCAATAGCGACACTTCGTTGATTGCGGGTATTGTATGGACCCGGCCATCGATACCAGTCGCGGTCATCAGCAACGGGGTCACCTTGAAGGCGCGCGCCTTTGACAAGCGCTCGTCAAGGTCGTGCTGCCGCCATTCATTCATCAGAAAGCCGACCGTGCCGAGGTTCATGCCGAACACCGGTACCGCCGATCGACGCGCATCAAGCAAGGTGTGGAGCGTTTGCAGCATGAAGCCATCGCCACCCAACGCAATGACAACATCGGCGTCGTCGACGCTGCACCAATCCCACGCGTCGGACAGCGCGGCGCGCGCGGCCTGCGCAGGAGCGGTCGGCGAGGCGACCAGCGCCCGCCGCAGATACTCCGTCATCCGCCAGTGACGCTCATATGCCGCGCTACTGCCGGCGCGGAGCCGCGTTCAATGCGAAAGTCGTGGCGCGCAGGCTTGCCAGCAATCGCGAGCCGAATCGCGTCATCCAGCGCAGCGACCCCGCCCTCGCGCAGCGCCATTTTCAGATCGACCTGATCATCATGCCCCAGGCAGCTATAAAGCTTGCCCTCCGTCGTGAGCCGGACGCGATTGCACCCGTCACAGAAATTAACGGTGAGCGGTGAGATGAGCCCAAGTCGGGTCGCGCTTTCATCCACGCGCCAATAGCGCGCTGGCCCGCCCGTACCTGCTACGTCGCGCTGAAGATCGAACTGATCGCCCAGCCGCTCGAAAACAGCGGTGAGCGGGACGAACCTGTCGGTACGATCCTCGTCGATCGCCCCCATCGGCATCGTTTCGATCAGGGTGAGATCATGACCCTCGGCGACGCACCAATCGAGCATTGGCGCTATCTCGGCCTCGTTTAGATCCTTTAGCGCGACCATGTTGATCTTTACCGCGAGCCCCGCCGTCTTGGCTGCCGTGATCCCACCCAGCACCTGCGTCAGATCGCCATGCCGCGTAATGTAACGGAAATTGACGGGATCAAGGCTGTCGAGACTGACGTTCACACGTCGCATGCCTGCGTCGAACAGCGCTTCGGCGTGTTCGGCCAGTCGCGTGCCGTTGGTGGTCATTGTAAGCTCGTCGAGCGTGTCGCCGACGTGCCCGCCAAGCCTCCGCGTCAACTCAATGACGTCGCGCCGCACAAGCGGCTCTCCGCCCGACAGTCGGATCTTGCGCACGCCAAGCCCGATGAAACGCTCGGCGATAATCGCGATTTCCTCAAGCGCGAGAAGCCGATTGCGCGGCAGGAAGGTCATCTTCTCCGCCATGCAATATCGGCAGCGCAGGTCGCAGCGATCCGTAACTGAGATGCGCAAATAGCGGATCGTCCGGCCGAACCCATCGATCAGGTCCGGCGACATGGCTTGCGCAACTCCCATAACGAAACAGCTAGGGGCTGCGAGGCGGGGCGACAAGGGCAAGCCCCCGTTGCTGTGCCCCGACACGCGGCCTACGGATCAGGCGTGGGCAATCAAGAACATGACAGGGGTCAGGTGGTGCTGGGCGCCGGAGCGGATGCGTTCGCTCCCCTCGTCGTGGCTGCCGGGTGGAGCATCGGTGGGGGAGCGGCCGAGATCCGGCTGGTCGATGCGCGTGACGGCGTCAGTGGGGTGTCACGGGAAGACGCATCTGCCGTCACGAACCACGCTGCCTTATTGGCAATCGTGCGCGATGCTGATGGTGCAGCCCGCGCATACGACGCCGGGGCAACCCACGTGTTGGTCGAACCGATCGACGCCGCGTCGCTGACGTTGGCATTGCGGTTCGCCGGCCGCCATGCGCGCCGTCTGCATAGCAAGGCTAGGGCACGGCGGGCAGGCGAAGCGGGCGAGGGCGCTGTCCAGCGTTTCCTTGCGGCGCGCGGCAGTGACACGGCATCAACGGTGGCAATGATCGCGATGACTCGCTTCGACACCGTCAATGCGGCGTTTGGGCGCGACGCCGGGGACCTGCTGTTAAACGAGGCCGGCGCGCGGATTGCTGCCGCACTGCCACCGGCGGCCGTGATCGAACGTGACGAAGGTGCGCAATTCGTCATAGCAATCGACGAATGTGGCGAAGCGGCCAGCGCGCGAATTGCCTTAATCGAGGCGGCGCTGGCGCGACGCTTTACGCTGGACGCTAGCGAGGCGAGCCTTGGCGTGCGCATTGGCGTGGCGCATCGCGCGCCTGGCGAAGCGTGGGAGGCGCTCGTGGGGCGCGCAAAAGAGGCGCTTGATCATGCGCTCACTAGCGATGGCGCGAGCGTTCGTGTCGCTCCGTTGACCCATGCCGCGCACGGCATCCGCCTCGCTGCCGACCTGCACCGCGCGATCGAGCGCGACGAAATCGACATCCTCTTCCAGCCGCAGGTCGTTTTAGCGGACGGCGCGATCGTCGGTGTCGAGGCACTGGCGCGGTGGGAGCATCCCGAACATGGCGTGCTCGGCGCAGAAACGCTGTTCGCCGCGGCGGAGCGCGCTGGCCTGGGTCTTGCATTGTCCGAACATATCCAGGCGCTTGCGATGACGATGGCGAGCCGCTGGACTGCACCGCTCGCCGGTTTGCGTGTCGCGATCAACGTCACCGCGGCGGATCTCGCGCGGAGCGATTTCGTGGACAGCTTCCTCGCCATCGTACGCCGCAGTACGATCGATCCGGGACGGGTGACGGTGGAAGTGACCGAGAGTGGCTTTGTCACCGATCTCGCCGAAGCCTCTGCCAGGCTCGAACGGCTGCGCGAGGTGGGTCTGCGCGTGGCAATCGACGATTTCGGCACCGGCTATTCCAGCCTCGCCTACCTTAAAGCTCTTCCGCTCGATTATCTCAAGATCGATCGCAGCCTGACGCAGGATATTGCCGGCGGGCATCGCGGACGCGTGGTGGTGCGTGGGATCATCGCGATCGCCAATGGCCTCGGCCTGACGACGATCGCCGAGGGAGTCGAGGACGACGAGCAACACGATCTGCTGGCAGCGGAAGGCTGCGATCTGTACCAGGGTTTCCTCTGCGCCGGGCCGCTCGACGAAGTGGCGCTGGCGGCGCTGATCGGGAGGGCGGAGGCATGATGCTGACATTGCTGGCGCCGGTGGTGCTCGTGGCGACGGCAGCGGCAAGTCCGCAGGCGGAGATCGAAAGCGCGCTGACGACCAGCGCTGCGGGATGGGACGATGGCAACCTCGAGCGCTTCGTCGCGATCTATGCCGACGATGCCGTTTTTGTGTCTGGCGGGAAGATCGCACGCGGACGAGCCGAGATCGCGAAGAACTACGCCAAGAGCTTCACCGGCGCCGCGAACGTACGCGACCGCCTGTCGATCCAGCCCGTCGCCTGGCGCACCCTAAGCAAGGTCCACGTGCTTTTCGTCGGGCGGTGGACGTTGGCGCCGGCGGGTGCGGCGCCGCAGACCGGGTTGACGACATTGCTGTTCGAACGGCGCAAAGCAGGTTGGCAGATCATCTCGGACCATAGTTCTTGACCTCGACGATCTACACCATCGGCTATGAAGCGACGACGATGGCTGACTTTCTGGCGGCGCTGACGGCGGTGAAGGTTGAGCTCGTCATTGACGTGCGCGCTTTGCCGCTGTCGCGTCGGCCCGGGTTCTCGAAGTCGAGCCTTGCCGCTTCGCTGCGGGAAGCCGGCATCGACTATGTTCACCTCAAGGCGCTCGGCACGCCCAAGCGCGGGCGGGACGCGGCTAAGAAGGGCGACGTCGTGACGTTGCGTGCGGTGTACGACGATCAGCTCGCACTCCCCGAAGCGCAGGCTGCTGCTGCGCGGATGCGGGAGCTTGCGGCCGAGAAGCGGTCAGCCTTGCTCTGCTACGAGCGCGATCCGTGCCACTGCCACCGCACTTTGTTGCTGCAAGCGGAAGGCGAGGGGGCGGAGGTGGTGGATCTGTTCACATAGTTGTGCACCGGAGCAAACTTCAGCCCGCCACCGGCAACCGCACGGCGCCGTCTTTCCCCCGCTTCAGCGGTCCGTAAGCGAAGACCGCATCGAGCGTCAGTACACCATAAAGATGCGGGAACGCTTGCCCGCCGCGGCTTTCCTCCCAGCGGATCTGCTCGCCCAGCGCTTCCAGATCCACCGCCGCGACGTGCAGATCGTCCTGCCCGGCGAAATGTTTGTCGACCGTTTCGGTCAGTTGGGTGGCGGTCGACAAATGGATGTAGCCATCCGCCACGTCGACCGGTGCCCCGGCGAACGTGCCGTCACGTTCCAGCGCCGCCATCTGTTCGCCGGTCAACACCTTGTACGCCGTCGTCGGGCGGCTCACTGGCCGTCCTCCGGCCCTGCGGCGGCATCATCGCCGATCGTGCCGCCGTCATCGGGTGCGATCTCCGGCGGCGTCAGTGCGGCCGCGACGGCTTCCTCGGCGGCGTTCTCCGGCTCGGGTTCCTCGTCGATGCGTGCACAGCCGACGACATGCTCAGCGTCGCCAACATTGAACAGCCGCACGCCGGCCGAATTCCGGCCGATCACGCGCAGCGAATCGAGCGGCATGCGGATCAGCTTCGCCTGATCGGTCACCAACATCAGATGATCGTTGCGGCTTGCCGCGAAGCTCGCGACGACCGGACCGTTACGGGCGATGTTGTCGATGTTGGTGATGCCTTGGCCGCCACGACCCGTGCGGCGATACTCATACGCGGACGACAATTTGCCGTAGCCGTTGGCGCAGATCGTCAGGATGAACTGCTCGTTGGCGCGGAGATGCTCGAACCGCTGGAGATCGATCGAGCGCTCACCCTCGCGCTCCGCCTTCCATGGCGCGAAGCGGACATAATCCTCGCGCTCCTCAGGCGTCGCCCCGACCCGGTGCAGGATCGACAGCGAGATCACCTCGTCGCCCGCCGCCAGCCGCATCCCGCGAACACCGGTCGAGTTGCGGCTCTGGAACGCCCGCACCTCATCGCCGGCGAAGCGAATCGCCTTGCCCTGCCGTGTTGCGAGCAGGACGTCGTCCTCTTCCTCCAGCAGCGCGACGCCGATCAGCCGATCGTCGGCATCCTCGCCTTCGAACTTCATCGCGATCTTGCCGTTCGACGGCACGTTGGTGAACGCGTCCATCGAATTGCGCCGGACATTGCCCTTCACGGTCGCGAACATGACGTGGAGCTTGCCCCACTCCGCCTCATCCTCCGGCAGCGGGAGCACGGTCGAGATCGTCTCGCCCGCCTGCAACGGCAGCAGATTGACCATCGGCCGCCCGCGGGTGTTGGCGCCGCCCTCGGGCAGGCGCCACACCTTCATGCGATAGACTTTGCCGAGTGTGGAGAAGAACAGCACCGGCGTGTGCGTCGAGGTGACGAACAGGCTGGTGACGGCATCCTCGTCCTTCGTCGCCATCCCGCTGCGGCCCTTGCCGCCGCGCGCCTGCGCACGAAACGTCTCGAGCGGGGTGCGTTTGATGTAGCCCTGCATGGTGACGGTGACGACCATGTCCTCACGCTCGATCAGATCCTCATCCTCGATCCCGTCGGCGGCGGCGGCGATCTCGGTGCGGCGCGGCGTGGCGAAGAGCGCGCGGATCTCGGTGAACTCGTCGCGCATCACCGCGTAGAGCTTCACCCGGTCGGCGAGGATCGCGAGCAGTTCGGCGATCGAATCGGCGAGGGTCTTGAGCTCGCCGCCGATTTCGTCGCGGCCAAGCGCGGTGAGGCGGTGAAGGCGCAGATCGAGGATCGCGCGGACCTGGATTTCGGACAGGCGGTAGGTGTCGCCAGTGATCTCGGCCTCGACCGCCTCAACGAGCGCGATGTACGCGGCGATCTCCGCGATCG from Sphingomonas radiodurans includes the following:
- the moaA gene encoding GTP 3',8-cyclase MoaA; translation: MGVAQAMSPDLIDGFGRTIRYLRISVTDRCDLRCRYCMAEKMTFLPRNRLLALEEIAIIAERFIGLGVRKIRLSGGEPLVRRDVIELTRRLGGHVGDTLDELTMTTNGTRLAEHAEALFDAGMRRVNVSLDSLDPVNFRYITRHGDLTQVLGGITAAKTAGLAVKINMVALKDLNEAEIAPMLDWCVAEGHDLTLIETMPMGAIDEDRTDRFVPLTAVFERLGDQFDLQRDVAGTGGPARYWRVDESATRLGLISPLTVNFCDGCNRVRLTTEGKLYSCLGHDDQVDLKMALREGGVAALDDAIRLAIAGKPARHDFRIERGSAPAVARHMSVTGG
- a CDS encoding putative bifunctional diguanylate cyclase/phosphodiesterase — protein: MGNQEHDRGQVVLGAGADAFAPLVVAAGWSIGGGAAEIRLVDARDGVSGVSREDASAVTNHAALLAIVRDADGAARAYDAGATHVLVEPIDAASLTLALRFAGRHARRLHSKARARRAGEAGEGAVQRFLAARGSDTASTVAMIAMTRFDTVNAAFGRDAGDLLLNEAGARIAAALPPAAVIERDEGAQFVIAIDECGEAASARIALIEAALARRFTLDASEASLGVRIGVAHRAPGEAWEALVGRAKEALDHALTSDGASVRVAPLTHAAHGIRLAADLHRAIERDEIDILFQPQVVLADGAIVGVEALARWEHPEHGVLGAETLFAAAERAGLGLALSEHIQALAMTMASRWTAPLAGLRVAINVTAADLARSDFVDSFLAIVRRSTIDPGRVTVEVTESGFVTDLAEASARLERLREVGLRVAIDDFGTGYSSLAYLKALPLDYLKIDRSLTQDIAGGHRGRVVVRGIIAIANGLGLTTIAEGVEDDEQHDLLAAEGCDLYQGFLCAGPLDEVALAALIGRAEA
- a CDS encoding YybH family protein is translated as MMLTLLAPVVLVATAAASPQAEIESALTTSAAGWDDGNLERFVAIYADDAVFVSGGKIARGRAEIAKNYAKSFTGAANVRDRLSIQPVAWRTLSKVHVLFVGRWTLAPAGAAPQTGLTTLLFERRKAGWQIISDHSS
- a CDS encoding DUF488 domain-containing protein, coding for MADFLAALTAVKVELVIDVRALPLSRRPGFSKSSLAASLREAGIDYVHLKALGTPKRGRDAAKKGDVVTLRAVYDDQLALPEAQAAAARMRELAAEKRSALLCYERDPCHCHRTLLLQAEGEGAEVVDLFT
- a CDS encoding DUF952 domain-containing protein; amino-acid sequence: MAALERDGTFAGAPVDVADGYIHLSTATQLTETVDKHFAGQDDLHVAAVDLEALGEQIRWEESRGGQAFPHLYGVLTLDAVFAYGPLKRGKDGAVRLPVAG